In Fibrobacter sp. UWT2, the genomic window CCTAAACACTATTTTCCGAACACGACGGCACTGTAAGAACCGCCCGTTGCATAAGAAATAACCAAAATTTTCTTGAGGTTTGCCGATTCAGCGGTCTTTGCAGAGACAGAACCGTCTGCCGCCACAAAGTAGGCGTTGTCGTTTGCAAGTTCACCGCTCAAAAGGAGAGCGGCTTCGGCAGCGGCAAGGGCTGCAGACCCCGCACGGCCTTCACCGGTGCGTTCCTTGACTTCGAAGAGCGGCATCGCGGCAAGCTTTTCGCCAAACACGCGCTTAAGGGCTCCCTTTTCAATGTCGTCAATCTTCTTGCAGCCGTTGGCAAAACCGCAAACAGCATCCACGTCGGCTGCCGTAATGCCGGCATCGGCAAGAGCATCTGCAATGGCCTTGTCCAAAGCCTCGTCAGAACCGGCGAGCTTACCGAACTTCACGTTCTTGCGGCCATGGCCGAATCCGAGAGCGTAGCAGTAAACCTTGGCGCCGCGGGCCTTGGCATATTCTTCTTCTTCGAGCAGAATCGACACGGAGCCGTCGCCCACCACAAAGCCTTCGGAGTTTGCGTAAGGAGCGACTACATCGTTTGCGGCCACGCCAAGCTTCTGGGCGAATTCCGTAATAATCGGCAGGTTTTCGTCGGTACCGGTAGCCATCATGGCCTGTTCCTGACCGTCGTGAATCACGTTCATGGAGTAGCCGATGCTATCGAGGCCAGAAAGCGGACCGGTGGTAATGGTTACCCCGTAGCCCTTGATGCCCGAACAAATAGAGAGGTAACCGCCAGCCGCATTGTAAACGGTGTGCGGGAACTTGAAGGCGGAACCGCCGGCATTGCCGAGTTCGGCAATCAGCTCTTCGAAATCGTAAGTTGCGCCGAGGCCGCCTTCGCTGGTACCCACGATAATGCCGATATCCATGGCGTTTTCGTCAGACACCTTGAAGTTTGCGTCTTGCAGCGCGCGCATGCCGGACACCGTCTGGAGCTGGCCCAGGTTGTCGAGCTTGCGGTAGAAAGCCATCTTGATGCCGAGTTCCTTGTAATCGTCGAGCGCAATCGTCGAACGCACCGAAGCGGACTCCGGCTTCTTGCCGGCTTTCACGGCTTCAAGGTAAGCGGTCTTGCTGTTGCCGAGGGGAGATACAACCCCAAGGCCCGTCACAACGATCTTCTTGTCCTTGGCGGGCTGGGCCGTCACATTTCCCGGTTCCTTCGAGAAAACGATTGCCGCATTCGTACCACCGAATGCCACGTTGTTGCTCAGAACGCACTTCAAGTCCTTATGGCGTGCCTTGTTCTGCACAAAGTCCATGTCGCCGACCTTTTCCTTGAGGGCGGCCGACTGTTCTTCGCTATACGGGAAGGTGGGGAGTACCGTATCGGTGGTAAGGGCCTTGATGCTGAATACAGCTTCGATAGCACCTGCGGCACCCAGGCAGTGGCCTGTAAGCACCTTGGTCGAGCTCACGCTCACCGTCGGATTTTCTTCGCCAAAGTAGGCCTTGAAGGCGGTCATTTCGGCGTTATCATTTTTACCCGTACCCGTACCGTGGGCATTAATGTAACCGATATCGGTTTTTGCAATGCCCGAATTCTTGACAGAGCGGTTGATCGCTTCCATCAGGCAAAGGCCGTCTTCGCGCGGAGCGGTAATGTGGTTTGCATCGCTGGTGACGCCCGAACCGAGCACTTCGCAGTACTGCTTGGCAGAGCGTTTTTGGGCATGTTCGTAAGATTCAACAATCACGATGCCGGCGCCTTCGCCGAGCGTAATGCCGTTGCAGCGGTTGAACGGAGAGCAGCCGTTTTCATCAAGCGCATGCAAAGAAAGGAATCCGGAGTAGGGGACCGAAGCAAAAGAATCGGCACCACCCGCAATGACCACGTCTGCCTTGCCCGCGCGAATCAAGTCGCAAGCCACCGCAATCGAAATGGTTCCGGCGGCGCAAGCATTCGCTACGTTCGTCACGATGCCACCGGCACCGCAAGTTTCCGCCACCTGAGAGGCAATAGAAGCGATAGGCATCTTGGCAATTTCAGAAGCGTCGCGACCATGCTGATGATACTGTTCAATTGAAAGAACGCCACCCACGCAACTTCCGATAACCACGCTCACGCGCTGGTCGTCGCCAAAGTTCTTGAGTCCTGCATCGGCCAAAGCTTCGTTTGCAGCCTTGATGCAAAGTTTCGAGACTCGGTCCTTTTCTTCGGGAGCGTCAATTTCATCGAGGGTATCGCACTTGACTTCGGCTGCCAAGTCCGCATAGCAGTTCACTGTATCAACAGAAGTGGTCTTATGAATGCCGGAAACCGATTCCAGGGCATTCTTCCAAGTTTCTTCGACATTGTTACCGACGGCACAAATGACGCCTAAACCAGTAACTACACAACGCTTGTCATTAGGGGTCATAATTTATCCAAAAACAGACGCATCCTATTGCATTGCTCCAGGATGCTAGAAAAAACAAAAAGCCGAGAGATGTATCTCGGCAGATTTTTAGGCCTTGTGGGCTTCGATGTAGGCGGCGATTGTATCGATGCTCTGGAAGTTTTCCTTGGCAACGCCAGTCATAGAGACACCGAAGTTGCTGTCGACAAAGGAGATGATTTCAAGAGAATCAACGGAATCGAGGCCGATTTCTTCACCAAAAAGCGGGGTATCGAACTGGAGCACGTCGCCATCAACACCGAGATCAGACATAAAAAAGGCCTTGAGTTTTTCTTTCATTTCGTTCATTTTTTTTACCTCGTAACTTTTTGGTGCTAAAGTAGAAAAATTTAACAACAATGATGTTAAAAAATAATCAAAAGCGACATAATGACATAAATAGGGGACAAAATGTATAAAAATACCCTATTTTTGAGCATTTTAGGCGCTAAAATGCCTGTCGAACGTAAAAAGAGAGACCTAAATGGTCAAAATCGACCCAAGAAAAGTCCGCTCTGGCGAATAAGTTTTCTTTTAGGTTGAGTCCTAGCAATGCGCCTGCGCCAACGGACCGGTGCCAGTCGTTACGGACAAGTTCACTGAAATAGCGACCTGATTTTCCACCTTCAAAAAACACATGACCGCCTAGCCGCCACCAAATGAATTGTCGTGCTTCTGCTTGCACAATTACTGCCTGGTTGTCGCCGAAATAGAGGCTTTCTACGCCGCGAAAACGGCTGATTCCATCGGGCCCGGCCAGCATATCAAAAGGAACATCTCCATCGGAGCGCATCCACAAAAAGCCGACCGCCGTTGTAGTCGTTTTGGACAAGCTTGAGTAGCCGCGCAAGTCGAGGGTTTCTACATCGAAGGTGTAGTCGCCCAGGTGATTGTTGTAGAACATCTGTTGCCATTGCACCAAGTAACCGTGGCGAGTCCAGTTGGTGTTGTCACGGGTGTCTAGGCCAAGCAAGTAGCCCAGTCCGTTACGCCAGCCCGAATGTGAATGGGGGAGTGGCATAGAGTCGCTTTCATGGAACGAAATGTCGGTGTGTTCAATATGCAATTCTACGCCGTATTTGAATTCCTTGGGAATACCGATTCTGGATTCTATCCGAGTTCCGCCTTGGAATTTCTTACGGTCAAAGAGCACATATTCGTCTATATCAGGGTTGTTTCCTCGTCCGAAATAGCTGGCAATCCAATCTTGGTATTTGAGAATGGACCATACCGTAATTTGATCGTGGAAAAAGTAAAAATAGGGTTCCAATGCGATATGCAGCTGGTTTCTTGTAGATCCGTAGGCCGTGAGCCCGATTTCAGGGACCTTGCCACCTTCAGTTTCCGGCTTAAGAAAATAGAGTCCCATGAGACCGTACTGGAATTCAGTTTCTTCGGTATATCCGAGTATGGGTACGACAGAATAACGCTGGAAGGAGTCTTCTGCAAAAAGGGGAATGAATAATAAGAGCGCGACCAGTGCACCGATTTTCATTTTTAAAATATAACTTTTTTGCATACAAAGTTTGCTATTTTAGGTCATATATGCGCAATTTTAAGTTCTTCATCGTCGTTATTTCTTTGATTTTGGGCCTGTTTACGGGTTGCAGCCTGATGATGGTTGCCATATTCGACTTTGAAGAAATTACGGTTCGGGCAGAAGACGAGGAATCTTACGATTTCTATAAAGATGACAAGCTGGTTTGCCGTGACGAAAAATACTGCGATATTTATCATGACAAAAGCGACATCTGCAGATACGTTCTTGAAATTAGGCGTGGCGATGTCGTGTTCGGCCGGTTGTATTACGGCTACTGGGAAGAACGGAATTTTATAGTCAACATGGTAAGCAAACGTGACGAAAAGAAATGTCCGGGATATACCGCAACGATCAAGGTCGACCAGGTTGTCAAGGCTCGCGAAGAAGCTCTGGAACGTAAGAGAATCCGCGAAGAAAAAGAAAGGAATGCTGCGCGTTGGCAGCAGTCTCCGTTAAGCTCAAGTTCGGCACAATAGTTTAAATCAGGGGCGAAAAGCCCCTTATCTTTCCGATTCTTTAGTTTACATAATATACATTATCGGCAATATGAATGTAGAAAGTTCAGGGGAGGCCTGTTTTACAAAATCACGTATTTTCTGCATAATAACCTTATTGGAGCCTAATGAATAAGCCATTTTATTATATTGTCTCTAAAAGACGATAATACCGTATGGTAATCAAAGAAATGAAGATTTTGCGTAAAAAAAGGTCCGGGGTATTTTTGGCGCTGCTCGCTGCCCTTGCGTGCGTCGCACTCTTTTTCTCGGGCTGTGCGGCTGCCAAGAAACTTTCGGCTGCAGATATCCTCTCCAAGACGAAGCTCGAATTCGTGAGCCTGTCGCTGGATTCTGCAACCATCAATAAGGATCTTTTCCCTAAGTCAGACGACCTGATGAAGGGACTGTTGCCGAACCCGCACGTGGTCGCCTTGGTGCAGGATTTTGCCCGCGGAATCCTTGAAAAAGAGATTGGCAGGGCTCATTTGACCGTCGGTTTAAATGCCAAGAATACGGACAAGGATACGCTCTGGATTCGTGGCCTGATGGCTAATTTGGTGCTGGATTCCTTGATGGATCTTCCTGTAGCGCTGCGTGATACGGTGAAGTTGGTTCCAGGCGATAACCAGGTGATTCTTGTGACCGAAATGCCCATTGACCGCCGTATTTTTAGGCTCATGGACGTTAACGTGGTTCATATCGTAGGCCGTATGGATGTTTCCCTGGAGGCCAGCGATGAGGCGTTTACGCTGGATTTTGATATGGATCGTAAGATTAGCCAAGAAGAGAAGCAGGCTCTTGCCGACAAGGCCCGTACCTCGGTTTTGGATAACATTGTAAGCGATTGGGTAGGAGCAATCAATTTTTAGAGGATGTTATGCGTACTTTTGTACCTGAAAATTTTAATGTAGACAACGTTAAGGAAGTTGAAAATTTATACCAAAGCCTTCTGGACGAAAATATCCCGAACTCCCCCGAGGCTTTGCGTGCCTGGATTTTGAAATGGAGCGAATTGGGCTCGGTTCTTTCTGAAGTTTCTTGCCGCCGTTATGTGGCCATGACCGTAAACACCAAGGACGAAGCCGCTGCCAAGGCCTACGAAGACTTCGTCAGCAATGTCGACCCGATTTCCAACGAATTTAGCGACAAACTGAACAAAAAATTGATGGCTCATCCCGCCAAGGATCAGCTGAAAGATGAATTCGGCGTTTGGTTCAAGAGTGTGCAGGTGTCTCTGGACTTGTTCTCCCCCGCCAATATCCCCCTTGAAACCGAAGAAAACATCGCCGTTCAGGCCTACCAGAAAATTACCGGTGGCATGAGCGTAGAATTCGATGGCGGCGTCAAGACGATGCAGCAGTTGAGCGCTTACCTGGAAAAGACTGACCGCGACTTGCGCGAACGTGCTTTCCGTACCATGTGGGATCGTCGTCTCAAGGACAAGGATGCTCTTGACGCCTCTTTCGACAAGCTTTTCCAAATTCGCAATAAAATCGCAAAAAATGCGCATTGCAAGGACTTTATCGACTACATCTTCCTTGCCAAGAGGCGTTTCGACTACTCCCCTGCCGATTGTAAGAATTTCCATGAGAGTGTGGAAAAGCTGGTGCTTCCGCTGCTCAAGGAAATTTACAAGAAACGTGCCGAAAAAATGGGCCTGAAGACGCTCCGCCCCTGGGATTTGAGCGTGGATCCCCTGAATCGCTCTCCGCTAAAACCTTACAGCAACGGTGACGAACTCATCGAGAAAGTGGACCAGATTTTCGAATCCATTCACCCACAGGCTGGCAAGTGGGCTCGCGAAATGCAGGCGAAGAAACTTATCGATCCGGATAGCCGTTTGGGCAAGGCTCCTGGTGGATACCAGATTGGTTTCGACGAAAGCCGTCTCCCCTTCATTTTCATGAATTCCGCGGAAACGGACCGCGATATCTATACACTTTTGCATGAATCGGGCCATTCCTTCCACCAGTATGCTTTGGCAAATCAGCCGATTTTGGCCTACCGCGATGTTCCGTCTGAATTTGCCGAAGTGGCGAGCATGAGTATGGAGCTCATCGGCACCAGCAACCTGAAACCTTTCTACGGAGATGATGCCGAGGCCATTCGCCGCAGTATCGAAGGTGAATTGGAAGACGTGATTTGGCTGTTCCCCTGGGTGGCAAGCATCGATAGCTTCCAGCACGAACTTTACAGCCGTCCGAACCATACGGCCAAGGATCGCGAAGAAATCTGGAAGGGGATCATGGACCGCTATGATGCCGGCGTTGACTATACCGGACTTGAGGCCGTGCGCAACAATTTGTGGCAAAAGCAGCTGCACCTGTTCGAATGCCCGTTCTACTACATCGAGTACGGAATCGCCCAGCTTGGGGCTCTCCAGGTGTGGGCAAACTTCAAAAAAGACCCGAAAAAGGCCATTGACGACCTGTTTAGGGCCGAAAGTTTGGGTGACAGCCGCCCGCTTCCGGAGCTTTTTGCCGCCGCGAATATCAAGTTTGATTTCACGGCGAAGACCATCGAACCGCTTATGCAGGTCGTGTGGGACGAATTGAGCCGGTCGTAGGGAGAATTTGATCAAAAATTTTGCTTTTTTTTGCAAAAAATTGCAAAAAAAAGGCAAAACCGCTTGACAAACTAAAAAGAATAACCTATATTTGGCGCACATCCTGGAGGGATGGCCGAGTGGTTGAAGGCGCACGCTTGGAAAGCGTGTTTACCTCACGGTAACGAGGGTTCGAATCCCTCTCCCTCTTCTAAAACATTTTCAGAGGTACCTTAATGGCTGAAGAACAGAGAGTCTATCTTGATGACATTTACGCAAACGAACAATGTCAAGGCTCCGTTTTCCGCGCAGTGGTCATGATGGCCCAGGAAGCCCGCTTTGTCAATAAGCAGGCTACTCAGGGTTATATCACTCTTACCAAGAAGCCGACCACCATTGCCATGTACAAGTTCAAGGAAGGCAAGCTTTCTATCACCGATAAGAAGGCTAACGACCAGGCTGAAGCAGTCGCCGTTGCCGAACCGGAAATGACTTCTGAAAACGTGGCTCAGGTTTCTGCAGCAGCTGATGACGCCTTCGGCGCATAATTGCTGAAACCTTAGCAAAGAAAATTGAAAAGCGGCTCATTGAGCCGCTTTTCTTTTTACCCCCCCCTTCTTATAAGACCGCTCACGGTACAGACCGCTCGCGCCCAGTCACCTGTTATACCTCCGCGCTTTTACGGTAGAACGCTTCCGGGAACGCCTTTGCTGCGCATTGGTTGCAAAGCATACGGAGTCTGGCTTCGGCGACAGATGTCACCCGGATCTGGGCACCGCAATCGGCGCACTTGGCCAGGAAAACCATAGAAAGCGGCGTTGTCTGGGTTTCGACATTGCTGCCCTCGCCTACCCTGCGAACGGTATTGCGGAATATGATTTCCCCGTCTGCGTTCTGGACAATTTCACGCACGATACAGCATTCAAAGCTGCGCCCGCGACGATTCCTCATGCGGGTGTTGAAGCTTGAATTGACCGTGTCGTTGCGGAATTTTTCCCAGTCGCTTACATAACGGTACAAGTCCGTTACGTAGTGCCACTGGAGTTCCGACGGTTCAAAGCCGAACATGCGGCAAAAGCGCCTGTTACCGCTGAGAAGGCGGCCATGTTCATTAACTTCGAAATATGCAAGATCGATAGTGTTCATCATTGTGCGCCTCCTCTTTGATAGTACCTGTACAGTACATCGGCTGAAGTGATTGCTTTTTCACCCAATCGCACATCACTCAAGGTCATATCTATCTCTTTATCCCCAAAGACAAACGGTGCTGTCGAGAAATCTTGCGAAACAGAATCCAAATAGATTTCTGCGATTTTAAAACCATCCTTGTAAAGCATCAGGTAATACCCGTTGAAAACGCCCGTCAGCGAAATCGGCTTCCCGGATTCCACGGTGGCAGTAGAGATGACTGCATCCTTGCAGCTAAACTGTCCGTAGCGGCCAACGTATAGGGCGAAGGAAGGAGCTTCGGTTCCGCATTCGCCGTTGATAATCGCAAGGCTGACAACTCCGGTTCCTTCTTCGTACTTGCCAAAGATATTCTTGCGGTAATAGCCTTGTTGGTCAATCGAATTCAGCTTGAACGTTGCTTCGATGGTCCATTCTGCATACCATTTGAATCCTTTATTGGAATCTTCTTCGGTAGAGCCGTTTGCGACGCTTGTCCAGTGCTTGATGGTGCCGTAGTCGGATTCATGAGGCAAATCGTTGGAAGGAACTGCCGCAAGCGAATCGATGTGGCCCATGTATTCTATTCGACTCGAAGAACTCTGGTTGCCGTCAGTTGAACCATTAGATGCCGAGGATCCTGGATAGGGTTCTGGATCCGGTTCCGGATGAGGCCCAGGATTGCCCGCGACCGGTTCGTCTTTATATACGAACGTCTGCAATTGGGGTTCATTGAAGTCGGAAGAGTCGACGAGGGAAATTGCAGAAGACGGTACAGGACCCAGCAATTCCGGAGTAGCGCCGTTTGTCAGCAGATATGCGACACCGTCAGAATTGCCGACGGATACGAGCATCGGGAACGTTCCAAGGGGAAGTTCGTCGAGTTCAAAATAACCGGCTTCATTGGTCTGTGTCGTTACGCTTTCGCCAGAAATATTAACGGTGATGTCAACCGGTTCGCCGTTGGTGTTGTTCAACTTGCCGACAAATTTCTGTGTACAAATCTCATCTGTACCCTTGTCTTTTATCGGGGTGGGCTCAGGAGTTTCTACATAAATCGGATCAGGTTCATGTATTATGACATACTGATGATGGTTGGGAGGGGGGTCTATTAATTGATCGGAGGTTCGGACGGTGTCAAGAATGACATCGCTGTCTTGTATCACGTTGCTTGAGTCGTTCCTCGGAGATTCCAATTCGGGATCAGCCGCTGCAACGGTGTTTGTTTCTTCGTCAACGCCGCCGGCCCAAAAGACGCCGCATGCCGACATGGTGAATGCGACAGCGGCGAGTGCCCAAAGTTCAACGCGACTTGCAATTTTAAACATCTTAAGCATGGCGTCCCTCCTTCGGCAATGTGCGTGTGAGGGGGAACAGCTGCACGTTCAGGCGGTAAACGCGTTCGTCGCCGGCATCATCCATGACGATGGAACTGATTCGTCTGCGGAATTCAGCGATTTCCTTAGTGATTTTTTCAAAAGCGCCCTCGGAAATACCGATGGTGAGACCGGAGATGTCTCGTTCGTTGACCGGTACCTGATCGAGGCTTTGAACCGCCAGCTCGCCCATTTGTCGGTGCATTTCGCGGATGGCGAGCGAGGTGACGTCGAGGTTGCCCGTCGTCACCGAGCGGGAATTCTGATTGTAACGGCCCTGCTCGTCTTTGTCGAGGAAGCCGTTCTTTTCAAGTAATTTGAGAGAGTTCTTGACGTGAGCCGCGTCGCTTTCAAAGACGAGCTCCCCCGCCATCTGGGCGGGTGTTGCGCCGGTCAGGCGCGGGGCCATTTCGCGGAGAACC contains:
- a CDS encoding TIGR02147 family protein, translating into MGGILRDDYIRDYYAERKERYGFTWRDFAKAAGYSSPVFLKLVCDSKANLSEAGIERVASAMGLVGVDLQYFRQLVAFNQEKSSATKKKIFAEMRKLANENSFALVGEDQYDYYGSWLNPVLREMAPRLTGATPAQMAGELVFESDAAHVKNSLKLLEKNGFLDKDEQGRYNQNSRSVTTGNLDVTSLAIREMHRQMGELAVQSLDQVPVNERDISGLTIGISEGAFEKITKEIAEFRRRISSIVMDDAGDERVYRLNVQLFPLTRTLPKEGRHA
- a CDS encoding PAS domain-containing protein yields the protein MMNTIDLAYFEVNEHGRLLSGNRRFCRMFGFEPSELQWHYVTDLYRYVSDWEKFRNDTVNSSFNTRMRNRRGRSFECCIVREIVQNADGEIIFRNTVRRVGEGSNVETQTTPLSMVFLAKCADCGAQIRVTSVAEARLRMLCNQCAAKAFPEAFYRKSAEV
- a CDS encoding beta-ketoacyl-[acyl-carrier-protein] synthase family protein, which translates into the protein MTPNDKRCVVTGLGVICAVGNNVEETWKNALESVSGIHKTTSVDTVNCYADLAAEVKCDTLDEIDAPEEKDRVSKLCIKAANEALADAGLKNFGDDQRVSVVIGSCVGGVLSIEQYHQHGRDASEIAKMPIASIASQVAETCGAGGIVTNVANACAAGTISIAVACDLIRAGKADVVIAGGADSFASVPYSGFLSLHALDENGCSPFNRCNGITLGEGAGIVIVESYEHAQKRSAKQYCEVLGSGVTSDANHITAPREDGLCLMEAINRSVKNSGIAKTDIGYINAHGTGTGKNDNAEMTAFKAYFGEENPTVSVSSTKVLTGHCLGAAGAIEAVFSIKALTTDTVLPTFPYSEEQSAALKEKVGDMDFVQNKARHKDLKCVLSNNVAFGGTNAAIVFSKEPGNVTAQPAKDKKIVVTGLGVVSPLGNSKTAYLEAVKAGKKPESASVRSTIALDDYKELGIKMAFYRKLDNLGQLQTVSGMRALQDANFKVSDENAMDIGIIVGTSEGGLGATYDFEELIAELGNAGGSAFKFPHTVYNAAGGYLSICSGIKGYGVTITTGPLSGLDSIGYSMNVIHDGQEQAMMATGTDENLPIITEFAQKLGVAANDVVAPYANSEGFVVGDGSVSILLEEEEYAKARGAKVYCYALGFGHGRKNVKFGKLAGSDEALDKAIADALADAGITAADVDAVCGFANGCKKIDDIEKGALKRVFGEKLAAMPLFEVKERTGEGRAGSAALAAAEAALLLSGELANDNAYFVAADGSVSAKTAESANLKKILVISYATGGSYSAVVFGK
- a CDS encoding acyl carrier protein, translated to MNEMKEKLKAFFMSDLGVDGDVLQFDTPLFGEEIGLDSVDSLEIISFVDSNFGVSMTGVAKENFQSIDTIAAYIEAHKA
- a CDS encoding M3 family oligoendopeptidase codes for the protein MRTFVPENFNVDNVKEVENLYQSLLDENIPNSPEALRAWILKWSELGSVLSEVSCRRYVAMTVNTKDEAAAKAYEDFVSNVDPISNEFSDKLNKKLMAHPAKDQLKDEFGVWFKSVQVSLDLFSPANIPLETEENIAVQAYQKITGGMSVEFDGGVKTMQQLSAYLEKTDRDLRERAFRTMWDRRLKDKDALDASFDKLFQIRNKIAKNAHCKDFIDYIFLAKRRFDYSPADCKNFHESVEKLVLPLLKEIYKKRAEKMGLKTLRPWDLSVDPLNRSPLKPYSNGDELIEKVDQIFESIHPQAGKWAREMQAKKLIDPDSRLGKAPGGYQIGFDESRLPFIFMNSAETDRDIYTLLHESGHSFHQYALANQPILAYRDVPSEFAEVASMSMELIGTSNLKPFYGDDAEAIRRSIEGELEDVIWLFPWVASIDSFQHELYSRPNHTAKDREEIWKGIMDRYDAGVDYTGLEAVRNNLWQKQLHLFECPFYYIEYGIAQLGALQVWANFKKDPKKAIDDLFRAESLGDSRPLPELFAAANIKFDFTAKTIEPLMQVVWDELSRS